In Saccharomyces eubayanus strain FM1318 chromosome XIII, whole genome shotgun sequence, one DNA window encodes the following:
- the ORC1 gene encoding origin recognition complex subunit 1: MAKTLKDLQGWEIITTDEQGNIIDGGQKRSRRRGARTENFLKRISDGTKIGRGDSVVMHNEAAGTYSVYMIQELRLNTLNNVVELWALTYLRWFEVNPLAHYRQFNPVVNILNRPLSYYNKKFSESANKNELYLTAELAELQLSNFIRVAHIVDETKWNEMKDGIDTEKDFMVRYICEPTGDKFVNINIEDINAYVNKLEPKEAQEYLKDLTLPSKRRETKTGSPRRKKSKTSRAAQNSDDQTGEANTNDKDNSDNDKELSDNQSSSDKEDNVQSNEDMSSYEVSADELEEEEEEEEEGEEEEEEEDEEEEGNSRRKSSRQSKVKLIDDDADVLAQQAPKKRGRKPKDPNKPRQMLLISSCRANNTPVIRKFTKKNVARAKKKYTPFSKRFKSIAAIPDLTTLPEFYESSSKLTASSFENKLKTTQKHQIVETIFSKVKKQLNSSYVKEKILESTNFQDYLPARENEFASIYLSAYSAIESDSATTIYVAGTPGVGKTLTVREVVKELISSSAQQELPDFLYXEINGLKMVKPTDCYETLWNKVSGERLTWAASMESLEFYFKRVPKDKKKTIVVLLDELDAMVTKSQDIMYNFFNWTTYENAKLIVVAVANTMDLPERQLGNKVTSRIGFTRIMFTGYTHEELKNIIDLRLKGLNDSFFYVDIKTGNAILMDSVGNDATVEQTLPENVKKIRLRMSPDAIEIASRKVASVSGDARRALKVCKRAAEIAEKHYMAKHGYGYDGKMVVEDEDYSQMHDGEDEDLVANDKANKDDDDEDDDEVQTVHITHVMKALNETLNSHAITFMTRLSFTAKLFIYALLNLMKKNGSQEQELGDIVDEIKLLIEVNGNNKFVLEITKTLFQQGSENISEQLRIISWDFILNQLLDAGILFKQTMQNDRICCVKLNISVEEAKRAMKEDETLRSL, from the coding sequence ATGGCAAAAACACTAAAGGATCTCCAAGGCTGGGAGATCATAACAACTGATGAGCAAGGGAATATAATCGATGGAGGCCAGAAAAGATCCCGCCGAAGGGGTGCTCGAACTGAAAATTTCCTAAAGAGAATTTCTGATGGAACCAAAATTGGCCGTGGTGATAGTGTTGTTATGCATAATGAGGCAGCAGGGACATACTCTGTTTATATGATCCAGGAGTTAAGGCTTAATACATTGAATAACGTAGTCGAATTGTGGGCTCTCACCTATTTGAGATGGTTCGAAGTCAACCCATTAGCTCATTACAGACAATTTAATCCTGTTGTCAACATACTAAATCGTCCCCTGAGCTACTATAACAAGAAGTTTTCTGAAAGtgcaaataaaaatgaactaTATTTAACTGCGGAATTAGCCGAATTGCAGCTTTCAAATTTTATCAGGGTTGCCCATATCGTAGATGAGACTAAATGGAATGAAATGAAGGATGGTATCGATACAGAAAAAGACTTTATGGTTCGTTATATCTGTGAGCCGACCGGTGATAAGTTTGTAAATATTAATATCGAGGATATTAACGCTTATGTAAATAAGCTGGAACCGAAGGAGGCCCAAGAGTATTTGAAAGACCTGACATTGCCAtcgaaaagaagagaaaccAAGACAGGGTcaccaagaagaaagaaaagcaaaacttCTCGAGCTGCTCAAAACTCAGATGATCAAACAGGGGAAGCAAAtacaaatgataaagataatagcgataatgataaagaacTTTCTGATAATCAAAGTTCGTCGGATAAAGAGGATAATGTTCAGAGTAATGAAGATATGAGTAGCTATGAGGTATCAGCGGACgaacttgaagaagaggaagaggaagaggaggaaggggaggaagaagaggaggaggaagatgaagaagaagaagggaATTCTCGTAGGAAGTCATCAAGGCAAAGTAAGGTAAAGTTAATCGACGATGATGCGGACGTTTTGGCACAACAAGCGCCGAAAAAGAGAGGCCGTAAACCTAAGGATCCCAACAAGCCACGTCAAATGTTACTGATATCTTCGTGCCGTGCGAATAACACTCCAGTGATTAGGAAAttcacaaaaaaaaatgtcgCTAGagctaaaaaaaagtatacCCCCTTTTCGAAAAGATTCAAATCTATTGCAGCGATTCCTGATTTAACCACACTACCGGAATTTTATGAAAGCTCATCAAAATTAACAGCATCGagctttgaaaataaattaaaaacTACCCAAAAACATCAAATTGTGGAgacaattttttccaaagtcAAGAAACAGTTAAACTCCTCGTatgtcaaagaaaaaatattagaaTCGAcaaatttccaagattaCTTGCCAGCTAGGGAAAATGAATTTGCCTCCATTTATTTAAGTGCATACAGCGCAATTGAATCCGACTCTGCTACCACTATATATGTAGCTGGTACCCCCGGTGTGGGCAAAACTTTGACCGTAAGGGAGGTTGTGAAAGAGTTGATTTCGTCCTCTGCACAACAAGAATTACCGGACTTTCTTTATGWGGAGATAAATGGATTAAAAATGGTAAAGCCTACAGATTGTTACGAAACTTTATGGAACAAAGTCTCTGGTGAAAGGTTGACATGGGCGGCATCAATGGAATCATTAgaattttatttcaaaaggGTACCCAAggataagaaaaaaacgatCGTGGTCTTATTGGATGAGCTTGATGCAATGGTGACAAAATCCCAAGATATTATGtataatttcttcaattggaCTACTTACGAAAACGCTAAGCTTATTGTGGTCGCAGTGGCTAATACAATGGATTTACCTGAACGTCAGCTAGGTAATAAGGTTACATCGAGAATTGGATTCACCAGAATTATGTTCACTGGGTATACTCACGAAGAgttaaagaatattattgatTTAAGGCTTAAGGGACTAAAcgattcatttttttatgtcGATATAAAGACTGGTAATGCAATATTAATGGATTCAGTCGGCAATGACGCCACAGTAGAACAAACATTACCtgaaaatgtaaaaaaaattcgttTAAGAATGAGTCCCGATGCCATTGAAATCGCTTCGAGAAAAGTAGCAAGTGTCAGCGGTGACGCAAGAAGAGCCCTAAAAGTTTGTAAGAGGGCAGCGGAAATCGCAGAAAAACATTACATGGCTAAACATGGTTACGGTTACGATGGTAAAATGGTTGTTGAGGATGAAGATTATAGTCAAATGCATGATggtgaagacgaagatCTTGTCGCAAACGACAAAGCCAAcaaagatgatgacgatgaagacgacgatgaAGTTCAGACAGTTCACATAACGCACGTCATGAAAGCTTTGAACGAGACATTGAACTCTCATGCGATTACATTTATGACAAGACTCTCATTCACGGCAAAGCTATTTATTTACGCATTACTAaacttgatgaaaaaaaatggatcCCAAGAACAAGAGCTGGGTGACATTGTCGATGAGATCAAGCTACTTATTGAAGTTAATGGTAACAACAAGTTTGTTCTGGAAATAACAAAAACGCTGTTCCAACAGGGAAGTGAAAATATATCTGAACAACTGAGAATTATATCATGGGATTTCATTCTCAATCAACTGCTTGACGCAGGCATCTTGTTCAAACAAACCATGCAGAACGATAGAATATGTTGTGTTAAGCTGAACATATCAGTAGAAGAAGCGAAGAGAGCCATGAAGGAAGATGAGACTTTGAGAAGTTTATAG
- the TEM1 gene encoding Ras family GTPase TEM1 encodes MSTPSTGGNGSIPAVRNQVEVQVGLVGDAQVGKTSLMVKYVQNIYDKEYTQTLGVNFLKRKVSIRSTDIIFSIMDLGGQREFINMLPIATVGSSVIIFLFDLTRPETLSSIKEWYRQAYGLNDSAIPILVGTKYDLLIDLDPEYQEQISRTSMKYAQVMNAPLVFCSTAKSINIQKIFKIALAKIFNLTLTIPEINEIGDPLLVYKHLGSQQRRHHSSSQDRKSNNMRNSSSSSSSKAPSPGVNS; translated from the coding sequence ATGTCTACACCAAGCACCGGAGGAAATGGTTCTATCCCTGCAGTACGGAATCAGGTAGAGGTTCAAGTGGGACTAGTAGGGGATGCGCAGGTCGGGAAGACGTCGTTGATGGTGAAGTATgttcaaaatatatacGATAAAGAATACACGCAGACGCTAGGTGTGAACTttctaaaaagaaaagttagCATACGCTCAACCGATATTATATTTTCCATAATGGATCTGGGAGGACAGAGGGAGTTCATTAACATGCTTCCAATTGCGACGGTGGGGTCCTCTGTGatcatcttcttgtttgatttgaCGCGTCCGGAAACGCTGAGCTCGATAAAGGAGTGGTATAGACAGGCGTATGGGCTGAATGACTCGGCAATCCCCATTTTAGTGGGCACGAAGTACGATTTACTCATAGATTTAGACCCAGAGTATCAAGAACAAATCTCGAGAACGAGTATGAAATACGCACAGGTCATGAATGCACCGCTGGTGTTTTGTTCTACAGCCAAGTCTATaaacattcaaaaaattttcaaaattgcATTGGCCAAGATCTTTAATCTGACGTTGACCATCCCGGAAATTAACGAAATCGGTGATCCGCTTTTAGTATATAAGCACCTAGGTAGCCAGCAACGTCGACATCATAGTAGTAGCCAGGATAGAAAGAGTAATAACATGAGAaactcctcttcttcatcctccTCGAAGGCACCTTCGCCCGGTGTCAACTCATGA
- the ERV41 gene encoding Erv41p: MDRKLVSEELQLEDMPFFIPYDTKVNDFNEIITPELDEILGEAIPAEFREKLDTRAFFDENDPMNAHLPEFNGCHIFGSVPVNRVSGELQITAKGLGYLDSRKAPLEDLNFAHVINELSYGDFYPYIDNPLDNTAQFNKDEPLTAYVYYTSVVPTLFQKLGAEVDTNQYSVNDYRYSSKDGNTKRVLGIFFKYNFEPLSIVVSDVRLSFVQFLVRLVAICSFLVYCASWIFTFLDMALITVMGPKWSLRYQPDAKSKGILDR; the protein is encoded by the coding sequence ATGGATAGAAAGCTTGTATCGGAGGAGCTGCAGTTGGAAGACATGCCCTTTTTCATTCCTTATGACACGAAAGTTAATGATTTTAATGAAATCATTACACCCGAATTGGATGAAATTCTGGGTGAAGCTATCCCAGCAGAATTCAGAGAAAAACTAGATACCAGAGCattctttgatgaaaatgatcCTATGAATGCACATCTTCCAGAATTCAATGGCTGTCACATATTCGGATCCGTCCCAGTGAATAGGGTTAGTGGCGAACTTCAGATTACAGCAAAGGGTTTAGGTTATTTGGATTCACGTAAAGCGCCACTGGAAGATTTGAACTTTGCTCACGTCATCAACGAGTTGTCGTATGGTGACTTCTACCCATATATCGATAATCCATTGGACAACACTGCCCAGTTCAACAAGGATGAACCCTTAACTGCTTATGTCTATTACACATCCGTTGTTCCAacacttttccaaaaattagGGGCAGAGGTAGATACAAACCAATATTCCGTTAACGATTACCGTTACTCGAGTAAAGATGGTAATACTAAAAGGGTGCTgggcatttttttcaagtacaATTTTGAGCCATTGTCCATTGTTGTTTCCGATGTTCGTTTAAGCTTCGTACAGTTTTTAGTCAGATTAGTGGCGATATGTTCGTTTTTGGTCTACTGTGCCTCATGGATTTTCACGTTTCTGGACATGGCTCTAATCACCGTTATGGGACCCAAATGGTCATTGCGCTATCAACCAGATGCTAAATCTAAGGGTATTTTAGATAGGTAG
- the SMA2 gene encoding Sma2p — MFFPKRLIVWAVLLVLSLSQFLLYLPTTTCTTSKGLRLCAPQFTITVIGGSNTANEFIASVREFLRLISYLTIDMGWSNELTDPSVYEDENLVDTFQPDKVFELNYFGFCKRSNRSKIYCTSNENYGMDVLEVLVRDVGIQLGNISTTRSNETKKFGDSLVLTYRLALTSIRDFLKHDKHSGNALSKALIGSPDPNAKDQSPTKNYLKGVNLAYILMVFNGMVFYLAVLEIIVGFLSICVVSAFGGALSVGKRHRLFPILLKFSSSILVTLSTLTLLCNVIYLIALKTLEPDDVSVVEPDRSLPHTTGWELLQVNVGSGFIVGLARYAIQWVLLLLAFLAANHYKAKSKKSDKCTEDESIPTSPDSMEK; from the coding sequence ATGTTTTTCCCCAAACGATTGATTGTATGGGCGGTCCTTTTGGTTTTAAGCTTATCCCAATTTTTACTCTATTTGCCAACTACGACATGTACAACAAGTAAAGGGCTTCGACTATGTGCCCCACAGTTTACTATAACTGTCATTGGGGGATCAAACACGGCTAATGAGTTTATTGCAAGTGTAAGAGAGTTTTTAAGATTGATTTCATACCTAACGATTGACATGGGTTGGTCAAATGAGTTAACCGATCCAAGCGTATATGAGGATGAAAATTTAGTAGACACGTTTCAACCTGATAAAGTCTTTGAGCTTAATTATTTTGGGTTTTGTAAGCGGAGTAATAGAAGTAAAATCTACTGTACTTCAAATGAGAATTACGGGATGGACGTACTTGAAGTACTGGTCCGGGATGTTGGAATCCAATTGGGTAATATTTCTACAACACGATCGaatgaaacaaagaagTTTGGTGACTCTCTGGTGTTAACGTACCGGTTGGCACTGACATCTATTCGAGATTTCCTGAAACATGACAAACATAGCGGGAACGCTCTGTCAAAGGCCTTGATTGGCTCACCTGATCCTAATGCAAAGGATCAATCGccaacaaaaaattacTTGAAGGGGGTTAATCTGGCATATATATTAATGGTGTTTAACGGCATGGTGTTCTACCTTGCCGTCTTAGAGATTATAGTCGGATTCCTCAGTATCTGCGTCGTGTCGGCCTTTGGAGGTGCTCTCAGCGTTGGAAAGCGCCATCGCTTGTTTCCTATccttttgaagttttcaagCTCAATATTAGTAACTCTCTCTACCCTGACGTTATTATGTAACGTCATATATTTGATTGCACTGAAAACTTTGGAACCCGATGACGTATCCGTGGTAGAACCGGACCGTTCTCTCCCGCATACTACAGGTTGGGAATTGCTGCAAGTTAACGTGGGAAGCGGGTTCATCGTGGGGCTTGCCAGATACGCTATTCAATGGGTACTACTGCTACTTGCATTTCTTGCGGCAAACCATTACAAGGCCAAGTCCAAGAAGTCTGATAAGTGCACAGAGGACGAGTCTATCCCCACTTCTCCCGATTCCATGGAGAAATGA
- the POB3 gene encoding FACT complex subunit POB3, whose product MSTDFDRIYLNQSKFSGRFRIADSGLGWKVSTSGGSAANQARKPFLLPATELSTIQWSRGCRGYELKISTKNQGVIQLDGFSQDDYNLIKNDFHRRFNIQVEQREHSLRGWNWGKTDLARNEMVFALNGKPTFEIPYARINNTNLTSKNEVGIEFNIQDEEYQPAGDELVEMRFYVPGVIQTNVDENMTKKEDPSDGVMPKKEDGDEGEDAEKAVEEKSMAEAFYEELKEKADIGEVAGDAIVSFQDVFFTTPRGRYDIDIYKHSIRLRGKTYEYKLQHRQIQRIVSLPKADDIHHLLVLAIEPPLRQGQTTYPFLVLQFQKDEETEVQLNLEDEDYEENYKDKLKKQYDAKTHIVISHVLKGLTDRRVIVPGEYKSKYDQCAVSCSFKANEGYLYPLDNAFFFLTKPTLYIPFSDVSMVNISRAGQTSTSSRTFDLEVVLRSNRGSTTFANISKEEQQLLEHFLKSKNLRVKNEDRDVQERLQTALGSDSDEEDINMGSAGEDDESVDEDFQASSDNDGEEVAEEFDSDAALSDAEEGSDNDEERPSKKPKVE is encoded by the coding sequence atGAGTACCGATTTTGATAGAATTTATTTGAACCAGTCCAAATTCAGTGGTAGATTCCGTATTGCTGACTCTGGGTTAGGATGGAAAGTTAGCACTAGCGGAGGTTCCGCAGCCAACCAAGCAAGAAAACCATTCCTATTACCAGCCACAGAATTGTCTACCATCCAATGGAGCAGGGGCTGTAGAGGCTACGAACTGAAGATAAGTACGAAAAATCAAGGTGTTATTCAACTAGATGGGTTCTCTCAGGATGATTATAACCTGATCAAGAACGACTTTCACCGTCGTTTCAATATTCAAGTCGAGCAAAGGGAACATTCATTGCGTGGTTGGAATTGGGGTAAGACTGATTTGGCTAGAAATGAAATGGTCTTTGCCTTAAATGGGAAACcaacttttgaaattccttACGCCagaataaataatacaaaCTTGACTTCTAAGAACGAAGTGGGGATAGAGTTCAATATCCAGGATGAAGAGTATCAACCGGCTGGTGATGAACTGGTGGAGATGAGATTCTACGTTCCAGGTGTAATTCAAACAAACGTAGACGAAAATATGaccaaaaaggaagatcCAAGCGATGGAGTCATGCCCAAGAAAGAGGATGGTGACGAAGGAGAAGACGCGGAAAAAGCAGTGGAGGAGAAAAGCATGGCTGAAGCGTTTTACGAAGAGTTAAAGGAGAAGGCCGATATTGGCGAAGTCGCTGGTGACGCAATTGTCTCATTCCAAGATGTCTTTTTCACCACTCCAAGAGGCCGTTACGATATTGATATCTACAAACACTCTATCAGGCTTAGAGGTAAAACTTATGAATATAAGTTACAGCATCGTCAAATCCAAAGAATCGTTTCATTACCAAAAGCAGACGACATTCATCACTTGCTAGTCTTGGCCATTGAACCGCCTTTACGTCAAGGTCAAACCACTTACCCCTTTCTTGTTTtacaatttcaaaaggaCGAGGAAACTGAAGTTCAATTAaatttggaagatgaagattaTGAAGAAAACTACAAAGATAAATTAAAGAAGCAGTATGATGCCAAAACTCATATAGTAATAAGTCATGTACTTAAGGGTTTGACTGATCGTAGGGTTATCGTTCCTGGAGAGTACAAATCTAAGTATGACCAGTGTGCTGTTTCATGTTCCTTTAAGGCGAACGAAGGTTATTTATACCCATTGGATAACGCGTTCTTCTTCCTAACCAAACCAACATTGTACATACCATTCAGTGATGTAAGTATGGTTAATATCTCAAGAGCAGGACAAACCTCTACATCGTCAAGGACATTTGATTTGGAAGTAGTATTGCGCTCGAACAGGGGTTCCACAACTTTTGCCAACATTAGCAAGGAAGAGCAACAATTATTGGAGCATTTTCTAAAGTCTAAGAATTTGAGAGTGAAGAATGAAGACAGAGACGTGCAAGAAAGACTACAAACCGCCTTGGGTTCAGACAGTGACGAGGAAGATATTAATATGGGATCCGCTGGTGAAGACGACGAATCTGTAGATGAAGATTTCCAAGCCAGCTCCGATAATGACGGTGAAGAAGTTGCGGAAGAGTTCGATTCAGATGCAGCATTAAGTGATGCAGAAGAAGGTAGTgacaatgatgaagaaagacCTTCCAAAAAGCCTAAAGTAGAGTAG
- the ITT1 gene encoding RBR-type E3 ubiquitin transferase, whose amino-acid sequence MAVTQFEEDLGLLKDMYPELDMKLERGNNSTEFPHLMSGELPFKISLLNDISIKFGEQDLLLSNLSNECLEFTIYYRRYPDIRQCVIMDVKSLWMSVDEKKMLIDKVLELVEETVDTKAEFEDSFTSILILIFGFFIDDTARILFPGNVKKCVTQEQYEIFKEISEKATLEKISRSNYHCCICMEMEKGIRMIKLPCQNKDADHFLCRKCAKSYFTAMIEEGRILSVRCPECEYTELKLDNFKNYAKMIKILFTPLIPASFLRKLIDTELCERYERLFHNQAATKLSKHCPYACVTCRRCDQWCIKEDLDDTMVQCQKCHFVFCFDCLHAWHGYNNKCGKKVTISRCIIEEYINDTDTSIERKRELEVKYGRRVLELEANDYIADEMLNLAIEEEGSNLQRCPKCRVVVERSEGCNKMKCGVCGTLFCFICGDLLYPDDPYEHFRERFSGCYGRLFEGMPGAET is encoded by the coding sequence ATGGCTGTGACTcagtttgaagaagatttgggATTATTAAAAGATATGTACCCGGAGCTGGATATGAAGTTGGAGAGAGGGAATAACAGTACTGAATTTCCGCACCTAATGAGTGGTGAGTTGCCGTTCAAGATATCCCTATTAAACGATATAAGTATTAAGTTCGGCGAGCAAGATTTGCTACTATCAAATTTGTCTAATGAATGTCTAGAGTTTACAATATATTACCGTCGATATCCAGACATTCGACAGTGTGTTATTATGGACGTCAAATCATTGTGGATGTCAGTGGACGAAAAGAAGATGCTGATCGATAAAGTGTTAGAACTTGTAGAAGAGACTGTAGACACGAAAGCGGAGTTTGAGGATTCGTTTACATCAATTCTAATTCTGATCTTCGGATTCTTTATAGATGACACAGCTAGAATACTGTTTCCTGGtaatgtaaaaaaatgtgtGACCCAGGAACAGTATGAAATATTCAAGGAGATAAGTGAAAAAGCTAcccttgaaaaaataagtaGGTCTAACTACCACTGCTGCATTTGTATGGAGATGGAAAAGGGTATCAGAATGATAAAATTACCATGCCAGAATAAAGATGCAGATCACTTTCTTTGCAGGAAATGTGCTAAATCTTATTTTACTGCAATGATTGAAGAAGGCCGAATATTAAGCGTGAGATGTCCAGAATGTGAATATACGGAACTAAAATTGGataattttaaaaactatgcaaagatgataaaaattCTATTTACGCCTTTGATTCCAGCTTCCTTTTTAAGAAAGCTCATTGACACAGAACTATGTGAAAGATATGAGAGACTTTTTCATAACCAGGCAGCTACAAAACTTTCAAAGCATTGTCCGTACGCTTGCGTTACATGCCGAAGGTGTGACCAATGGTGCATAAAGGAGGACCTTGACGATACTATGGTTCAGTGTCAAAAATGCcattttgtattttgttttgattgtTTGCATGCCTGGCATGGTTATAACAATAAATGCGGTAAGAAAGTTACAATCTCAAGATGCATTATCGAAGAGTATATAAACGATACTGATACTTCGATCGAAAGAAAACGTGAACTGGAAGTTAAATATGGAAGGAGAGTGTTAGAATTGGAAGCCAATGACTATATTGCTGACGAGATGTTGAATTTGGCCATTGAAGAGGAAGGCTCGAACTTACAAAGGTGCCCTAAATGTAGAGTGGTTGTGGAGAGGAGTGAAGGCTGcaataaaatgaaatgcGGAGTGTGTGGAACATTATTCTGTTTTATTTGCGGAGACTTGCTTTATCCCGATGACCCCTACGAACATTTCAGAGAAAGATTTTCAGGTTGTTACGGACGATTATTTGAGGGTATGCCCGGTGCAGAAACTTGA
- the MFT1 gene encoding Mft1p, with product MPLSEKQIDEVKTKVYYSEVDTPFNKYLDILGNATKLTESIINGRLSNDESKAEALTKENISKLKESAQLRFLGLQSSIDTKKAADENWETCQQDTLAKLENLGAKLPELKSIHSRLLLRIGKLQGLHDSVKVINREVEGLSEGRTSLVVTRSEWEKELGGDLVKFLIKKNYLKLVDSELEGGGTEERYRVYDDFSKGPKELESINTSMKLDIDKVKQEVSSYKEKWLRDAEIFGKITSIFKEELLKRDGLPIEGAGENNDDDYESDEDEERKERFKRQRSMAEMNRIQSMDEKEESGHEYDDQDDEENEDEGEGDMEMDVEESKEDTEVGGESSQQEENDRQSIGEETTRGTEDFIEDQDTISEAVEAGNDQLAEKRGGSGSDYSASSSVEEAK from the coding sequence ATGCCTCTATCTGAAAAGCAAATCGACGAAGTCAAGACCAAAGTTTATTATAGTGAAGTAGACACTCCCTTTAACAAATATTTAGATATTCTAGGAAACGCAACTAAATTGACAGAGAGCATTATAAATGGTAGATTATCCAATGATGAAAGTAAAGCTGAGGCTCTGACTAAAgagaatatttcaaaattaaaagaaagcGCACAGCTTCGATTTTTGGGCCTGCAATCCTCAATCGATACAAAGAAAGCAGCAGATGAAAATTGGGAAACATGTCAACAAGATACCCTGGCcaaattggaaaacttaGGAGCCAAATTGCCTGAATTAAAGAGTATCCATAGCAGGCTGCTTCTACGTATTGGAAAATTGCAAGGTCTTCACGATTCCGTAAAAGTAATCAACAGAGAGGTGGAAGGTTTATCAGAAGGGCGTACAAGTCTCGTTGTAACACGCTCGGAATGGGAGAAAGAGCTTGGTGGTGATTTGGTTAAgtttttaataaaaaagaattacTTGAAACTGGTTGATTCGGAACTAGAAGGGGGCGGTACAGAAGAGAGATATCGTGTTTATGATGATTTCTCTAAAGGCCcaaaagaattagaaagTATCAACACTTCCATGAAGTTGGATATAGATAAAGTGAAACAAGAAGTGTCATCCTATAAGGAGAAGTGGCTAAGGGATGCAGAAATATTTGGAAAGATTACATCAATTTTTAAGGAagaacttttgaaaagagatgGCTTACCCATCGAGGGAGCAGgagaaaataatgatgacgatTATGAAtccgatgaagatgaggaaaggaaagaaagattcAAAAGGCAAAGATCGATGGCGGAGATGAACAGAATACAGTCTATGgatgaaaaagaggaaagcGGCCATGAATATGATGACCaggacgatgaagaaaatgaagatgaggGTGAAGGTGATATGGAAATGGACGTTGAGGagtcaaaagaagatacaGAAGTTGGTGGGGAAAGTAgccaacaagaagaaaacgatCGTCAGAGCATTGGTGAAGAAACGACACGAGGTACCGAAGACTTTATAGAAGACCAAGATACGATCAGTGAAGCGGTGGAGGCAGGAAACGACCAGCTGGCTGAGAAACGTGGCGGTAGTGGAAGTGATTACAGTGCGTCTTCGTCTGTCGAAGAAGCAAAATGA
- the RPS1B gene encoding 40S ribosomal protein eS1, whose product MAVGKNKRLSRGKKGLKKRVVDPFTRKDWFDIKAPSTFENRNVGKTLVNKSTGLKNASDALKGRVVEVCLADLQGSEDHSFRKVKLRVDEVQGKNLLTNFHGMDFTTDKLRSMVRKWQTLIEANVTVKTSDDYVLRIFAIAFTRKQANQVKRHSYAQSSHIRSIRKVISEILTREVQNSTLAQLTSKLIPEVINKEIENATKDIFPLQNIHVRKVKLLKQPKFDVGALMALHGEGSGEEKGKKVSGFKDEVLETV is encoded by the coding sequence ATGGCTGTTGGTAAGAATAAGAGACTATCCAGAGGTAAGAAgggtttgaagaagagggTCGTAGACCCATTTACCAGAAAGGATTGGTTCGACATCAAAGCCCCATccacttttgaaaacagaaatGTTGGTAAGACTTTAGTTAACAAGTCCACTGGTTTGAAGAATGCTTCCGATGCCTTGAAGGGTAGAGTTGTCGAAGTTTGTTTGGCTGACTTGCAAGGTTCTGAAGACCACTCTTTCAGAAAGGTCAAGTTGAGAGTTGATGAAGTTCAAGGTAAGAACTTGTTGACCAACTTCCACGGTATGGACTTCACCACCGACAAATTGAGATCCATGGTCAGAAAATGGCAAACTTTGATCGAAGCTAACGTTACTGTTAAGACTTCCGATGATTACGTTTTGAGAATCTTTGCTATTGCCTTCACCAGAAAGCAAGCTAACCAAGTTAAGAGACACTCTTACGCTCAATCTTCTCACATCAGATCTATCAGAAAGGTCATTTCTGAAATCTTGACCAGAGAAGTCCAAAACTCCACTTTGGCCCAATTGACTTCCAAGTTGATTCCAGAAGTTATCAACAAGGAAATCGAAAACGCTACCAAGGACATCTTTCCACTACAAAACATCCATGTTAGAAAGGTCAAGTTATTGAAACAACCAAAGTTCGACGTTGGTGCTTTGATGGCTTTGCATGGTGAAGGTTCCGGTGAAGAAAAGGGTAAGAAGGTTTCTGGTTTCAAGGATGAAGTCTTGGAAACTGtgtaa